In a genomic window of Lepisosteus oculatus isolate fLepOcu1 chromosome 3, fLepOcu1.hap2, whole genome shotgun sequence:
- the LOC102699200 gene encoding coiled-coil domain-containing protein 112 isoform X2 — protein sequence MATLTTAASAGTCFEDDSEFQPTSCHDKEFYIQSWKAKAAQSKKVDFIREADKLKNQIAKLEKDRNVTVYNKKNDFRNEFGTLEEVDLKMMNNRKSEKDKLQQQLVKIHNSVKRFQRQLQDVKPTPDYIGKLKEVMEEVENSINNFKEEQRQIYEELLNEEKTCAQEILALEKKIDTWASAVAAPPQTCAKVPLAKSIEENLPAEVAELEKFLQQTGGRQGGWDDFDHQNFLRVWTKHSGKPAYLKEALMYLPGRTEEEIKLHENWYQEFLFLEERKKEAIAKWKSKRRREKEELLQQKETSEGELARQQAAREEARRKREEQERREKEAQLQDWRGQKEQQRRREEQRRLREEALRRRREKEERRRQLEARLAAEEYARQKREREDRLRVENELRERAELEEKRRQAASEIVKFQERDLLKLEVKLQEKQAKEEDKAEREKRLAKLKEKVEAHISRDPSRLWKPTKGWEERTKEIGPTGGGPVLHLPHRAVPSWRQGI from the exons ATGGCTACCTTAACAACCGCGGCGTCAGCGGGGACCTGTTTTGAG gatgaCAGTGAATTCCAGCCTACTAGCTGTCATGATAAAGAGTTTTACATACAGAGTTGGAAAGCGAAAGCCGCTCAGTCCAAGAAAGTGGATTTCATCCGAGAGGCAGACAAACTTAAAAACCA GATTGCCAAACTTGAAAAAGATAGAAATGTGACCGTTTATAACAAAAAGAATGATTTCAGAAATGAGTTTGGAACTTTGGAAGAAGTGGACCTCAAAATGATGAATAACAGGAAAAGTGAAA AGGATAAACTTCAGCAACAACTCGTCAAAATCCATAACAGTGTGAAGAGATTTCAAAGACAGCTGCAGGATGTGAAGCCCACTCCAGACT atattgGAAAACTGAAGGAAGTAATGGAAGAAGTTGAAAACTCGATTAATAATTTCAAAGAAGAACAGCGGCAAAT TTATGAGGAGCTCCTGAACGAAGAGAAGACGTGCGCTCAGGAAATCCTGGCCTTGGAGAAGAAGATCGATACCTGGGCTTCAGCAGTCGCTGCTCCACCGCAGACCTGTGCCAAGGTCCCACTCGCCAAGTCGATCGAGGAGAACCTGCCTGCTGAAGTGGCGGAGCTCGAAAAGTTCCTGCAGCAGACGGGAGGGAGGCAGGGCGGCTGGGATGACTTTGATCATCAGAACTTCCTAAGAGTCTGGACAAAGCACAGCGGGAAGCCAGCATACCTGAAGGAAGCACTGATGTATCTTCCGGGCAGAACTGAGGAAGAGATTAAACTGCATGAAAACTGGTATCAAGAGTTTCTTTTCCTTGAAGAAAGGAAAAAGGAG GCGATAGCGAAGTGGAAGAGTAAGAGGCGACGGGAGAAGGAGGAGCTGCTGCAGCAGAAGGAGACGTCCGAAGGAGAGCTGGCGAGACAGCAGGCGGCGCGAGAGGAGGCCCGGCggaagagagaggagcaggagaggagggagaaggAGGCCCAGCTGCAggactggagggggcagaaggAGCAGCAGCGGCGCCGGGAGGAGCAGCGGCGGCTCCGGGAGGAGGCGCTCCGGAGGAGGCGCGAGAAAGAGGAGCGGCGGCGGCAGCTGGAGGCGCGGCTGGCAGCGGAAGAGTACGCGCGGCAGAAGAGGGAGCGGGAAGACCGCCTCCGGGTCGAAAACGAGCTGCGAGAAAGGGCGGAGCtggaggagaagaggaggcaggCCGCCAGTGAGATTGTGAAATTCCAAGAGCGA GATCTTCTCAAATTAGAGGTCAAGCTACAAGAAAAACAAGCAAAGGAGGAGGATAAAGCTGAGCGTGAGAAAAGACTCGCCAAGCTAAAAGAGAAG
- the LOC102699200 gene encoding coiled-coil domain-containing protein 112 isoform X1 has translation MATLTTAASAGTCFEVQDDSEFQPTSCHDKEFYIQSWKAKAAQSKKVDFIREADKLKNQIAKLEKDRNVTVYNKKNDFRNEFGTLEEVDLKMMNNRKSEKDKLQQQLVKIHNSVKRFQRQLQDVKPTPDYIGKLKEVMEEVENSINNFKEEQRQIYEELLNEEKTCAQEILALEKKIDTWASAVAAPPQTCAKVPLAKSIEENLPAEVAELEKFLQQTGGRQGGWDDFDHQNFLRVWTKHSGKPAYLKEALMYLPGRTEEEIKLHENWYQEFLFLEERKKEAIAKWKSKRRREKEELLQQKETSEGELARQQAAREEARRKREEQERREKEAQLQDWRGQKEQQRRREEQRRLREEALRRRREKEERRRQLEARLAAEEYARQKREREDRLRVENELRERAELEEKRRQAASEIVKFQERDLLKLEVKLQEKQAKEEDKAEREKRLAKLKEKVEAHISRDPSRLWKPTKGWEERTKEIGPTGGGPVLHLPHRAVPSWRQGI, from the exons ATGGCTACCTTAACAACCGCGGCGTCAGCGGGGACCTGTTTTGAGGTacag gatgaCAGTGAATTCCAGCCTACTAGCTGTCATGATAAAGAGTTTTACATACAGAGTTGGAAAGCGAAAGCCGCTCAGTCCAAGAAAGTGGATTTCATCCGAGAGGCAGACAAACTTAAAAACCA GATTGCCAAACTTGAAAAAGATAGAAATGTGACCGTTTATAACAAAAAGAATGATTTCAGAAATGAGTTTGGAACTTTGGAAGAAGTGGACCTCAAAATGATGAATAACAGGAAAAGTGAAA AGGATAAACTTCAGCAACAACTCGTCAAAATCCATAACAGTGTGAAGAGATTTCAAAGACAGCTGCAGGATGTGAAGCCCACTCCAGACT atattgGAAAACTGAAGGAAGTAATGGAAGAAGTTGAAAACTCGATTAATAATTTCAAAGAAGAACAGCGGCAAAT TTATGAGGAGCTCCTGAACGAAGAGAAGACGTGCGCTCAGGAAATCCTGGCCTTGGAGAAGAAGATCGATACCTGGGCTTCAGCAGTCGCTGCTCCACCGCAGACCTGTGCCAAGGTCCCACTCGCCAAGTCGATCGAGGAGAACCTGCCTGCTGAAGTGGCGGAGCTCGAAAAGTTCCTGCAGCAGACGGGAGGGAGGCAGGGCGGCTGGGATGACTTTGATCATCAGAACTTCCTAAGAGTCTGGACAAAGCACAGCGGGAAGCCAGCATACCTGAAGGAAGCACTGATGTATCTTCCGGGCAGAACTGAGGAAGAGATTAAACTGCATGAAAACTGGTATCAAGAGTTTCTTTTCCTTGAAGAAAGGAAAAAGGAG GCGATAGCGAAGTGGAAGAGTAAGAGGCGACGGGAGAAGGAGGAGCTGCTGCAGCAGAAGGAGACGTCCGAAGGAGAGCTGGCGAGACAGCAGGCGGCGCGAGAGGAGGCCCGGCggaagagagaggagcaggagaggagggagaaggAGGCCCAGCTGCAggactggagggggcagaaggAGCAGCAGCGGCGCCGGGAGGAGCAGCGGCGGCTCCGGGAGGAGGCGCTCCGGAGGAGGCGCGAGAAAGAGGAGCGGCGGCGGCAGCTGGAGGCGCGGCTGGCAGCGGAAGAGTACGCGCGGCAGAAGAGGGAGCGGGAAGACCGCCTCCGGGTCGAAAACGAGCTGCGAGAAAGGGCGGAGCtggaggagaagaggaggcaggCCGCCAGTGAGATTGTGAAATTCCAAGAGCGA GATCTTCTCAAATTAGAGGTCAAGCTACAAGAAAAACAAGCAAAGGAGGAGGATAAAGCTGAGCGTGAGAAAAGACTCGCCAAGCTAAAAGAGAAG